The proteins below are encoded in one region of Brassica napus cultivar Da-Ae chromosome A6, Da-Ae, whole genome shotgun sequence:
- the LOC106452951 gene encoding aldehyde dehydrogenase family 2 member B4, mitochondrial-like isoform X2, protein MIAYEKSKIMLRFTYLVEKHSEELAALDTCGNGNTYDQAKTAEIAMIAGLFCNDAGGADKIHGLTIPANGNYHVQTLHEPICVAGQIIQWNFPLLMFAWKVGLALTCGNTIVLKTAEQTPLTGFMSAGLPPGVLNIVSGFGPTAGSLVVVRPNHP, encoded by the exons ATGATTgcttat GAAAAGTCAAAGATAATGCTGAGATTCACATATTTGGTTGAGAAACACAGCGAAGAGCTCGCAGCTCTAGACACATGTGGCAATGGGAATACTTATGATCAAGCCAAAACCGCAGAGATTGCAATGATCGCCGGTTTGTTTTGTAATGATGCTG GAGGGGCGGATAAGATTCATGGACTAACAATTCCAGCCAATGGAAACTATCACGTCCAGACACTGCATGAACCGATATGCGTTGCTGGACAGATCATTCAATGGAACTTTCCGCTTCTGATGTTTGCTTGGAAAGTTGGTCTTGCTCTTACTTGTGGTAACACCATTGTCCTCAAAACCGCTGAACAAACTCCTCTCACTGGTTTTATGTCA GCAGGTCTTCCTCCTGGTGTTCTGAACATAGTTTCTGGATTTGGTCCAACCGCAG GTTCCTTGGTTGTAGTGAGACCTAACCATCCCTAA
- the LOC106452951 gene encoding aldehyde dehydrogenase family 2 member B4, mitochondrial-like isoform X1, giving the protein MIAYEKSKIMLRFTYLVEKHSEELAALDTCGNGNTYDQAKTAEIAMIAGLFCNDAGGADKIHGLTIPANGNYHVQTLHEPICVAGQIIQWNFPLLMFAWKVGLALTCGNTIVLKTAEQTPLTGFMSAGLPPGVLNIVSGFGPTAGASLTNSQVCSLVVVRPNHP; this is encoded by the exons ATGATTgcttat GAAAAGTCAAAGATAATGCTGAGATTCACATATTTGGTTGAGAAACACAGCGAAGAGCTCGCAGCTCTAGACACATGTGGCAATGGGAATACTTATGATCAAGCCAAAACCGCAGAGATTGCAATGATCGCCGGTTTGTTTTGTAATGATGCTG GAGGGGCGGATAAGATTCATGGACTAACAATTCCAGCCAATGGAAACTATCACGTCCAGACACTGCATGAACCGATATGCGTTGCTGGACAGATCATTCAATGGAACTTTCCGCTTCTGATGTTTGCTTGGAAAGTTGGTCTTGCTCTTACTTGTGGTAACACCATTGTCCTCAAAACCGCTGAACAAACTCCTCTCACTGGTTTTATGTCA GCAGGTCTTCCTCCTGGTGTTCTGAACATAGTTTCTGGATTTGGTCCAACCGCAGGTGCTTCACTCACGAACAGCCAAGTTT GTTCCTTGGTTGTAGTGAGACCTAACCATCCCTAA
- the LOC106345609 gene encoding signal recognition particle 9 kDa protein isoform X1, giving the protein MVYIVSWDEFVDRSVQLFKADPESMFGVQTRYVVKYRHCDGKLVLKVTDNKECLKFKTDQAQEARKMEKLNNIFFTFMARGPDVDLSEVNGKEQMETQPVKKGRGRKQ; this is encoded by the exons ATGGTTTACATAGTTTCATGGGACGAATTCGTAGATCGATCTGTTCAGCTTTTCAAAGCTGATCCCGAATCT ATGTTTGGGGTGCAGACTCGGTACGTTGTCAAGTATAGACATTGTGATGGCAAGTTGGTTCTCAAGGTTACTGATAACAAAGAG TGTCTCAAGTTCAAGACGGACCAAGCACAAGAAGCAAGGAAGATGGAGAAACTGAATAACATATTCTTCACCTTCATGGCCAGAGGACCTGATG TTGATCTTTCTGAAGTGAACGGGAAAGAACAGATGGAGACACAACCTGTGAAGAAAGGAAGAGGACGGAAGCAATAA
- the LOC106345609 gene encoding signal recognition particle 9 kDa protein isoform X2, whose protein sequence is MVYIVSWDEFVDRSVQLFKADPESTRYVVKYRHCDGKLVLKVTDNKECLKFKTDQAQEARKMEKLNNIFFTFMARGPDVDLSEVNGKEQMETQPVKKGRGRKQ, encoded by the exons ATGGTTTACATAGTTTCATGGGACGAATTCGTAGATCGATCTGTTCAGCTTTTCAAAGCTGATCCCGAATCT ACTCGGTACGTTGTCAAGTATAGACATTGTGATGGCAAGTTGGTTCTCAAGGTTACTGATAACAAAGAG TGTCTCAAGTTCAAGACGGACCAAGCACAAGAAGCAAGGAAGATGGAGAAACTGAATAACATATTCTTCACCTTCATGGCCAGAGGACCTGATG TTGATCTTTCTGAAGTGAACGGGAAAGAACAGATGGAGACACAACCTGTGAAGAAAGGAAGAGGACGGAAGCAATAA